Proteins encoded in a region of the Calderihabitans maritimus genome:
- a CDS encoding ECF transporter S component: protein MALTRPPVIIALALIFFLLAAVVFIYRDDNWSMAAVLLAAAVLFAFYLHFELTHVTSKELALIATLAAVAALGRVPFAAIPGIQPTTFLVILSGCVFGSRVGFMVGSTAALVSNFFLGQGPWTPWQMLAWGLAGASAGILTGIRPNLGRWELALFSGVWGYIFGWIMNLWTWTAFVYPLTWRSFFMTYLASLGMDTLHAIGNIVFSLVFGKECWSILQRFRRKLHVTYLE from the coding sequence ATGGCCTTGACTAGACCTCCGGTTATTATAGCTTTGGCGTTGATTTTTTTTCTTCTGGCAGCCGTGGTTTTTATCTACAGGGATGATAACTGGAGCATGGCAGCCGTTTTATTAGCGGCAGCCGTTTTGTTTGCTTTCTACTTGCATTTTGAGTTAACCCATGTAACTTCCAAAGAATTAGCTCTTATTGCTACTCTGGCCGCGGTAGCTGCGTTGGGGAGGGTCCCCTTTGCCGCTATTCCGGGAATACAGCCCACTACATTTCTGGTTATTCTCTCTGGCTGTGTTTTCGGCAGCCGGGTGGGCTTTATGGTAGGGTCTACTGCCGCTCTGGTTTCTAATTTTTTCTTAGGGCAGGGACCTTGGACACCCTGGCAGATGCTGGCTTGGGGCTTGGCAGGAGCTTCAGCAGGGATATTGACCGGTATCAGACCAAACCTAGGAAGATGGGAGCTGGCCCTTTTCAGCGGAGTATGGGGATATATTTTCGGGTGGATCATGAATCTCTGGACGTGGACGGCTTTTGTTTATCCGCTAACCTGGCGATCTTTTTTCATGACTTATCTGGCCAGTTTGGGTATGGATACTCTCCACGCGATAGGAAATATAGTTTTTAGCTTGGTTTTCGGCAAGGAGTGTTGGAGCATTCTGCAGCGCTTCCGACGGAAGCTTCATGTAACCTATCTTGAGTAA
- a CDS encoding glycosyl hydrolase family 18 protein yields the protein MSLPGRAVILSNRILRLGIVYFLMAGLSLLIYYSPGMIKVPFHDSDETALVIGDRLINQEEVVLEKDEILLPLPTVKQHLDKHIFWDKEKNKVIVTTRDKFIRMKTASLTAYINSQEVKLDVPVSQISGLIYIPIRFLAPLYGITVKYLPETKIVVIDRADEEIIQGIAVKRTRVRTGRSVRKPFVDYLQAGEKVLIFGSEDGWFRIRTLRGITGYVKKNNIRVEDRVSVELPPKETPLNEIPPGKINLTWEHVINKHPDPSTIGQLPGVNVVSPTWFYLADGEGNVSNKGDLNYVNWAHRRGYQVWALFSNAFDPERTHKVLADSDLREKVIKQLLIYSRLYQLDGINIDFENVYLKDKALLVQFVRELSALLHAEGLTVSIDVTVKSSSANYSRVYDRRLLAEAVDYVILMGYDEHWAGSPEAGSVASLPWVEKGIVGVLEEVPAEKLILGVPFYTRLWVEKLGEEGILEVSSKALSMTEAEAIIRRNRAKVVFDEAAGQHYATFRQGDTIYEIWLENEISMRQRVQLVKKYGLAGIASWRRGFEKPVIWEIINEELNE from the coding sequence TTGTCTTTACCGGGTCGAGCGGTTATACTGAGCAATCGGATACTACGGTTGGGGATTGTTTATTTTCTTATGGCAGGCCTGTCCCTGTTAATTTATTACTCCCCGGGAATGATTAAAGTTCCTTTCCACGATTCGGACGAGACAGCATTGGTAATTGGAGACCGGTTGATTAATCAGGAAGAAGTGGTATTGGAGAAGGATGAAATACTTCTGCCCCTTCCAACGGTTAAACAGCATTTAGATAAGCATATATTCTGGGACAAGGAAAAAAACAAAGTTATTGTCACTACCCGGGATAAGTTCATACGCATGAAAACTGCATCTCTAACTGCCTACATAAATTCGCAAGAAGTGAAGCTGGACGTTCCCGTGTCCCAAATTAGCGGTCTTATCTATATTCCTATCAGGTTTTTAGCTCCTCTGTACGGTATCACGGTAAAATATTTGCCGGAAACCAAAATAGTGGTAATAGATAGGGCGGACGAAGAGATAATCCAGGGGATAGCGGTAAAGAGAACGCGGGTGCGCACGGGCAGGTCGGTGCGGAAACCTTTTGTAGATTACCTGCAGGCCGGAGAAAAGGTGCTGATTTTCGGCTCGGAAGATGGATGGTTTCGTATAAGAACGCTAAGAGGGATTACAGGTTATGTCAAAAAGAATAACATCCGAGTTGAGGACAGGGTTTCAGTTGAACTCCCGCCTAAGGAGACGCCGCTGAACGAAATTCCTCCGGGTAAGATTAACCTTACCTGGGAACATGTGATTAATAAACATCCTGATCCCTCGACTATTGGGCAGCTTCCCGGGGTCAACGTAGTTTCTCCTACCTGGTTTTATCTTGCCGACGGAGAGGGAAATGTGAGTAACAAGGGAGATTTGAATTACGTTAATTGGGCTCACCGTAGGGGTTATCAAGTGTGGGCTTTATTCAGTAATGCCTTTGACCCCGAACGAACGCATAAGGTTCTGGCGGATTCTGATTTACGGGAAAAAGTTATCAAGCAGCTTTTGATTTATTCCCGGTTGTACCAGTTGGATGGAATAAACATCGACTTTGAAAATGTCTACCTTAAGGACAAGGCTCTTTTGGTACAGTTTGTCCGGGAACTTAGCGCTTTGCTGCACGCAGAAGGTTTAACCGTATCCATTGATGTTACGGTCAAGTCCAGCAGCGCTAACTATTCCCGGGTTTACGACCGCCGGTTACTGGCAGAAGCAGTAGACTATGTGATTCTTATGGGCTATGATGAGCACTGGGCTGGGAGTCCTGAAGCCGGGTCTGTAGCTTCCCTGCCCTGGGTGGAGAAAGGAATTGTAGGCGTGTTGGAAGAAGTGCCGGCAGAAAAACTTATACTTGGAGTACCCTTTTATACTCGCCTGTGGGTGGAAAAACTAGGAGAGGAAGGCATTTTGGAGGTTTCTTCCAAGGCATTGTCCATGACGGAGGCGGAAGCAATTATTAGAAGAAACAGGGCAAAAGTGGTATTCGACGAGGCGGCCGGCCAGCATTATGCCACATTTAGGCAGGGAGATACCATCTATGAAATTTGGTTGGAAAACGAAATATCTATGCGGCAGCGGGTTCAACTGGTCAAGAAATATGGATTGGCAGGGATAGCCTCCTGGCGCCGGGGGTTTGAAAAACCGGTTATTTGGGAAATCATTAATGAAGAGTTAAACGAATAA
- a CDS encoding ABC transporter ATP-binding protein: MALYKIENLTYYYPENKKPALRKVNLTIEEGEFILLVGRSGCGKSSLARVLAGLIPDFYGGTYGGHVYFDGVKLDRNSRRQIARQVGIVFQDPEKQVVMTRVERELAFGLENLGLSQEEMKRRVAEVVSFFNLTELVRLPVSSLSGGQKQKVALAAVMAMHPRVLILDEPTSQLDPTSAEEILALIKRLHEELGLTVVMVEQRLERCFHLADRIVLLDEGQILCDASPAEFARWAIKNNSMFLPPVAKFFAWLGSSTIPLTVQEGRALLRNWAERRAFKFEPETTKLPFNSVVKTQASRVVAEVENLWFSYFPGKEVLKGIRLSLREGELVALLGGNGAGKSTLLRHLIGLLKPDRGKVLVMGRDTKKCQAEDLARYVSYLSQNPNDYLFQDTVEGELQFTLNNFDLKDRGEIERTLKVLDLWKYRHVNPRDLSSGERQRVALASVLVVQPQILLLDEPTRGLDYQLKESLGKLLLRLKDTGTTVLLVTHDVEFAAEFAERVVIMFDGQVVADGHKSQVLDGAIFYSPQLNKLFRDHRRGIITYRDALAQLGGVAYGLD, from the coding sequence ATGGCCCTTTATAAGATCGAAAATTTGACATACTATTATCCAGAGAACAAAAAGCCGGCTTTGCGAAAGGTGAATTTAACCATTGAGGAAGGAGAATTTATTTTATTAGTAGGCAGGTCGGGTTGCGGCAAATCGTCTCTGGCGCGGGTCCTGGCGGGGTTGATACCTGATTTTTACGGCGGTACGTATGGAGGACATGTTTACTTTGACGGAGTTAAGCTGGACCGAAACAGCCGGCGGCAGATAGCCCGGCAGGTGGGGATTGTATTTCAGGATCCGGAAAAGCAAGTAGTTATGACTCGGGTAGAGAGAGAGCTTGCTTTCGGTTTGGAGAATTTGGGATTAAGCCAGGAAGAAATGAAGCGGAGAGTAGCAGAAGTAGTATCTTTCTTCAATTTGACGGAACTGGTTCGATTACCCGTATCCTCTCTGTCGGGGGGCCAGAAACAAAAAGTGGCACTGGCAGCAGTAATGGCAATGCATCCAAGAGTTCTAATACTAGATGAACCCACGTCGCAGTTGGATCCTACCAGTGCGGAAGAAATACTGGCCTTAATTAAAAGGTTGCATGAAGAGCTGGGTCTGACGGTTGTTATGGTAGAACAGCGTTTAGAACGCTGTTTTCACCTGGCGGATAGAATAGTTTTACTTGATGAGGGACAGATTTTATGTGACGCTTCACCAGCTGAGTTTGCTCGATGGGCGATAAAGAACAATTCTATGTTTCTGCCTCCCGTAGCCAAATTTTTTGCCTGGTTGGGAAGTTCCACTATACCTCTTACCGTCCAGGAGGGCCGGGCTTTGTTGCGGAATTGGGCGGAGAGGAGAGCTTTTAAGTTTGAACCGGAAACCACAAAGCTTCCATTCAACTCAGTGGTGAAGACGCAAGCTTCGAGAGTTGTGGCTGAAGTAGAAAATCTTTGGTTTTCTTACTTTCCCGGGAAAGAAGTCCTAAAAGGTATCCGGCTTTCCCTACGGGAGGGCGAACTGGTAGCTTTATTAGGAGGTAATGGCGCCGGCAAGAGTACCTTATTACGCCACCTTATCGGTTTACTGAAGCCTGACCGGGGTAAAGTGTTGGTTATGGGTCGAGATACCAAAAAATGCCAAGCTGAGGACTTGGCCAGGTATGTTAGTTACCTGTCCCAGAATCCTAACGATTATCTCTTCCAGGACACGGTTGAAGGGGAACTCCAGTTCACTCTAAATAATTTTGATCTTAAAGATAGAGGAGAAATTGAAAGAACTTTAAAGGTGCTAGATCTTTGGAAATACCGCCATGTTAATCCTCGGGATTTAAGCAGCGGCGAACGGCAAAGGGTTGCTTTAGCTTCTGTACTGGTAGTCCAACCTCAAATACTTCTGCTGGACGAACCGACCAGAGGATTAGACTATCAGTTAAAGGAAAGTTTGGGAAAACTTTTGTTAAGGTTGAAAGATACGGGAACTACCGTTTTGCTCGTGACGCACGATGTGGAGTTTGCTGCGGAATTTGCTGAACGTGTAGTAATCATGTTTGACGGGCAGGTAGTTGCTGACGGCCACAAGAGCCAGGTGTTGGACGGAGCTATTTTCTATTCTCCGCAGTTGAACAAATTATTTAGAGACCACAGGAGAGGCATCATCACCTATCGGGATGCTTTGGCTCAACTGGGAGGAGTGGCCTATGGCCTTGACTAG
- a CDS encoding DUF4430 domain-containing protein: protein MKFIKIVATILLVMLLTGCGQEISSQGGANPQEDNRVKLWVTTDFGVDEVFTAPVPFRPGEAVLDLLIQHLEVETHYGGGFVNSINGIRSGYTGISGTARRKSDWFYWVNGILSSVGAGDYFPQKGDVIWWDYHNWETGNLIPAVVGAYPQPFINGYSGKNPGVRIMFTPEQKELAAKIGEALNELGAPSVEVVSYQDSLARSRDRITMVVGLWSELEQYKTLADLARKRNKVGLFVDLQAMKFTILDAEGLPKGTYGAGTGAILATGAGPGDPYPLWVVTAVDVGGLEEAVEILTGAPERLERHIGVLVRENLIIGLPAR, encoded by the coding sequence TTGAAATTCATTAAGATTGTTGCTACTATACTTCTGGTTATGCTGTTAACCGGTTGCGGACAAGAGATATCCTCTCAGGGAGGAGCTAACCCTCAAGAGGATAACAGGGTTAAGCTCTGGGTTACGACCGATTTCGGAGTTGATGAAGTTTTTACTGCACCAGTACCTTTCCGCCCGGGGGAAGCAGTGCTGGACCTGTTAATCCAGCACCTGGAGGTGGAAACTCATTACGGAGGAGGGTTTGTAAACTCAATTAACGGTATAAGGTCCGGTTATACCGGGATTTCTGGTACTGCTCGTAGGAAGAGTGACTGGTTTTACTGGGTTAACGGTATTTTGAGCTCGGTGGGAGCAGGTGATTATTTCCCCCAGAAGGGAGATGTAATTTGGTGGGACTATCATAACTGGGAAACCGGTAACCTCATACCGGCGGTAGTCGGGGCGTATCCCCAGCCTTTTATCAACGGTTATAGTGGTAAAAATCCCGGGGTTCGGATTATGTTCACTCCGGAACAAAAGGAATTGGCAGCCAAAATCGGAGAGGCACTTAATGAGCTGGGTGCTCCCAGTGTGGAGGTAGTATCCTACCAAGATTCCCTGGCCCGTTCTCGGGACAGGATAACTATGGTGGTGGGCCTTTGGTCGGAGCTGGAGCAGTACAAAACATTGGCTGATTTGGCCAGAAAACGGAATAAAGTTGGTCTTTTTGTTGACTTGCAGGCAATGAAATTCACAATTTTAGATGCTGAAGGCTTACCGAAAGGTACGTATGGAGCAGGTACAGGTGCTATTCTGGCGACTGGAGCGGGACCGGGGGATCCGTATCCCCTCTGGGTGGTTACAGCCGTTGATGTTGGAGGTTTGGAAGAGGCGGTAGAGATATTGACCGGTGCCCCAGAGCGGTTGGAGCGTCACATCGGCGTACTGGTGCGGGAGAACTTGATTATAGGACTTCCGGCCCGCTAA
- a CDS encoding S-layer homology domain-containing protein, translating into MKKWWKVLWLVFLFALVEIRVGHAVVAEDFRAKLIHSRERAVKFLHAYYRERDFRGLLDWGAVALYAAGEDVSDKKWESNDGRNGVWWRENEVRQGIMLSERSTDYQRTILGVLAAHKDPGNFGGKNLLEAVLKSQLSNGKFADTINGRGERLINAHVWAIIALYAAGEPIPEREKVIKWLVKQQNPDGGYHFDTTVEESEVDMTATALIAFALLGLSADDPPVQKALKYLEQQQLDSGGFGNWGVENLESTATVIQALVALGLDPTASPWNRSGGDPVTVLLQYQLPDGSFKHVLQGGSNLMATQQGLLALTAYLDGRTVYQKLRDESLAASLTFSDLSSSHWAYEEIMELVRARILNGYPDGTFKPNRPVTRAEFTKYIVYGLEYHKEAGNKTRRFKDVSLNHWANPLIRLVLEKGLMRGKGKDVFAPDDRITGAEVMTVLVRALGLEPKALVLPAQQWYEGYLRVAREKGLLYPGFQPEQPATRAQCAYSVSKLRTLLKNQN; encoded by the coding sequence ATGAAGAAATGGTGGAAGGTCTTATGGTTAGTGTTTCTGTTTGCGCTGGTGGAGATAAGGGTAGGTCATGCGGTGGTAGCAGAAGATTTCAGAGCCAAGCTGATACACAGCAGAGAACGGGCGGTGAAATTTCTTCATGCGTACTACCGGGAAAGGGATTTCCGTGGTCTGCTGGATTGGGGGGCCGTAGCCCTGTACGCTGCCGGAGAGGATGTTTCTGATAAAAAATGGGAGAGTAATGACGGCCGCAACGGAGTTTGGTGGAGAGAAAATGAAGTCCGGCAGGGAATCATGCTATCGGAAAGAAGTACCGATTACCAAAGAACGATACTCGGGGTTTTGGCTGCCCATAAAGATCCCGGAAATTTCGGGGGAAAAAATTTGTTGGAAGCGGTCCTGAAGTCCCAGCTTTCCAACGGTAAGTTTGCCGACACTATTAACGGACGGGGTGAGCGGTTGATAAATGCTCACGTCTGGGCTATTATAGCTCTCTATGCGGCAGGGGAGCCTATTCCAGAGCGGGAAAAAGTGATCAAGTGGTTGGTAAAGCAGCAGAATCCAGATGGGGGTTACCACTTTGATACTACTGTCGAAGAATCAGAGGTAGACATGACTGCGACGGCTTTGATAGCTTTTGCCTTACTGGGGCTTTCCGCCGATGACCCTCCGGTACAAAAAGCCTTAAAATATCTGGAACAACAGCAACTTGACTCCGGTGGCTTTGGTAATTGGGGTGTAGAGAACTTGGAATCTACCGCCACAGTGATTCAGGCATTGGTGGCTTTGGGCTTAGATCCAACTGCCTCTCCTTGGAACAGGTCAGGTGGTGACCCTGTAACTGTTTTGCTGCAGTACCAACTGCCGGACGGTTCCTTCAAACATGTCTTGCAAGGAGGGTCAAATCTCATGGCCACGCAACAGGGGCTACTGGCCTTGACAGCTTATTTGGACGGCAGGACAGTTTATCAAAAGCTAAGGGATGAGAGCCTTGCTGCTTCCTTAACTTTCTCTGACTTATCTAGTAGCCACTGGGCGTATGAAGAAATAATGGAATTGGTTAGGGCGCGGATCCTGAACGGGTATCCTGATGGGACTTTTAAACCTAATAGGCCTGTAACCAGAGCCGAATTTACTAAATATATTGTTTACGGTCTTGAATACCATAAGGAGGCAGGGAATAAAACCAGGCGCTTCAAGGATGTATCTTTAAATCATTGGGCAAATCCTTTAATTCGCCTCGTTTTAGAAAAGGGGTTGATGAGAGGGAAAGGCAAGGATGTCTTTGCGCCCGATGACCGGATAACCGGAGCGGAAGTGATGACTGTACTGGTAAGAGCTTTGGGTCTCGAGCCAAAGGCCCTGGTTTTGCCGGCGCAACAATGGTATGAAGGGTATCTGCGGGTTGCTCGGGAAAAAGGCTTGCTTTATCCCGGTTTCCAGCCTGAGCAGCCTGCAACGCGGGCCCAATGTGCCTACAGTGTAAGTAAATTACGTACTCTTTTAAAGAACCAGAACTAA
- a CDS encoding energy-coupling factor transporter transmembrane component T, whose product MNSLSEKQALLKTLHPVTALLYLAVMGVLSFALDHPLYLAGILGVVVIAIVQVDEKKTFYSYIKIGLFILALIMIVNPLVNKAGQTILWRGPYLPLLGRISVSLEAVVYSTAMGLRLFSVLLLICLYQLMVDPDQQFDIFSRVAKRSGLTVSLTARLFPQLAERLREITDVQKIRGVRLDSGTRREKIRKRLPLLKILLITSLEGSLQMAEAIEARGYGSGSRSFYEINIFRPRDYLILTSTFLALGAGLVGITQGWGVYRFYPVLGPWVDSFPEFLWMILIEIILAVPLGLNWGWEIWPFIRSKI is encoded by the coding sequence GTGAACTCCTTATCCGAAAAACAGGCCCTTCTAAAAACTTTGCACCCGGTAACTGCCTTGCTGTATCTGGCAGTAATGGGGGTCCTGTCTTTTGCCCTTGATCATCCCTTGTACCTGGCAGGTATTTTAGGGGTAGTAGTAATAGCTATCGTGCAGGTGGATGAGAAGAAAACTTTTTATTCTTATATTAAGATCGGGCTTTTTATACTGGCTCTTATTATGATCGTCAACCCTCTTGTTAACAAAGCAGGGCAGACTATTTTATGGCGAGGACCTTATTTGCCGCTTTTAGGCAGAATTTCCGTCTCACTGGAGGCGGTCGTTTACAGTACTGCTATGGGCCTCCGGTTGTTCTCTGTACTGTTGCTTATCTGCTTGTACCAGCTTATGGTAGATCCCGATCAGCAGTTTGATATATTTTCCCGGGTGGCCAAAAGGTCAGGATTGACTGTTTCGCTTACCGCTCGCCTTTTCCCGCAGCTTGCTGAAAGATTGCGGGAGATTACCGATGTTCAAAAGATAAGAGGCGTGCGGCTCGACTCAGGTACCAGGAGGGAAAAAATCAGGAAACGGTTGCCTTTGCTTAAGATCTTGCTGATTACTTCTCTCGAAGGATCTTTGCAGATGGCAGAAGCAATCGAGGCGAGGGGCTACGGTAGCGGTTCTAGGAGTTTTTACGAAATTAATATTTTCCGTCCTCGGGATTATTTAATTTTAACTTCTACCTTTCTGGCTTTGGGAGCCGGTTTGGTAGGTATTACGCAAGGTTGGGGAGTTTATCGTTTTTACCCTGTATTAGGCCCCTGGGTGGATAGTTTCCCGGAGTTCCTTTGGATGATTTTAATCGAAATTATCCTGGCTGTACCGCTGGGATTGAATTGGGGATGGGAGATATGGCCCTTTATAAGATCGAAAATTTGA